One stretch of Bordetella avium DNA includes these proteins:
- the flgL gene encoding flagellar hook-associated protein FlgL, which produces MRLSTSMIYQNGLNGILNQEAALSRLQEQLASGKRVLTPGDDPLAASLAVNVAQTASMNKNYSANRATLKQSLGAEENALSSAVTTLQDVMKRVVEAGNGTMSDADRQTLSNVLKGARDQLLSLANSTDGNGQYLFSGYQGNTQPFVIDASGNVSYNGDKGQRMVQADQSRQLAGSDIGTDIFGRAVPGTLSYIASAGAANKGTGQFSTVSLKSPGAGNFVGADFSISFANNATTGKLEYTVTSSSPAFTPITAEYQEGANIDMGGVSLSIKGKPQAGDAFQVEMPSSKNMDMFGTLNDLIQTLENPISGSDVQSVELVNKLATANKSLSLGLDNILTVRASVGSRLNELDALDATGTLNALSYTKQLSDLEETDVYSTTTELLLRQVALQAASGSFSKIIGSSLFSTNR; this is translated from the coding sequence ATGCGTCTTAGTACTTCAATGATCTATCAAAACGGGCTCAATGGCATACTCAATCAAGAGGCCGCCTTGTCCCGCCTGCAAGAACAGCTCGCCAGTGGCAAGCGCGTATTGACGCCTGGCGACGATCCGCTGGCCGCCTCCTTGGCCGTGAACGTCGCGCAGACGGCCAGTATGAACAAAAACTACAGCGCTAATCGCGCGACGCTCAAGCAATCTCTGGGCGCGGAAGAAAATGCGCTGTCGTCTGCCGTGACAACGCTGCAAGATGTGATGAAGCGGGTGGTCGAGGCCGGTAACGGCACCATGAGCGATGCCGATCGCCAGACCTTATCCAATGTGCTCAAAGGCGCGCGCGACCAGTTGCTGAGCCTGGCCAATTCTACCGACGGGAATGGTCAATATCTGTTTTCTGGCTATCAGGGCAATACTCAGCCCTTTGTCATCGATGCTAGCGGCAATGTCAGCTACAACGGCGACAAGGGCCAGCGCATGGTGCAGGCAGATCAGAGCCGTCAGTTGGCTGGCAGCGATATCGGTACCGATATTTTTGGCCGAGCCGTTCCGGGCACGCTGAGCTATATCGCGTCGGCTGGCGCGGCCAATAAGGGGACCGGCCAATTCAGCACCGTTTCCCTCAAGAGCCCGGGCGCCGGTAATTTTGTGGGGGCCGATTTCAGCATCAGCTTCGCCAATAATGCGACGACGGGCAAACTTGAGTACACCGTCACGAGCAGTTCGCCGGCGTTCACGCCGATTACGGCGGAGTACCAAGAGGGCGCCAACATTGACATGGGCGGGGTGTCCTTGAGCATCAAGGGCAAGCCGCAAGCCGGTGACGCTTTTCAGGTGGAGATGCCGTCCAGCAAGAATATGGACATGTTCGGCACCTTGAACGACCTGATCCAGACGCTGGAAAATCCGATCTCCGGCAGTGATGTGCAAAGCGTCGAGTTGGTGAATAAATTGGCCACGGCCAACAAAAGCCTGTCGCTGGGCCTGGACAACATCCTGACCGTGCGCGCCTCTGTCGGCTCACGCCTGAATGAACTCGATGCGTTGGATGCGACAGGTACGCTCAACGCGCTGTCTTACACCAAGCAGTTGTCGGACCTGGAAGAGACCGACGTGTATTCGACCACGACGGAGCTGTTGTTGCGTCAGGTGGCCTTGCAAGCGGCTTCGGGTTCGTTCTCGAAGATTATTGGTTCCAGTCTGTTCTCCACTAACAGATAA
- the flgK gene encoding flagellar hook-associated protein FlgK — protein MNLYNLALTGLNASQAGLSVTSHNINNAATDGYSRQRVVTSTAGASATSQGYFGRGVQVDTVKRQFDGFLYKQLVGASGSAAQLSTQLDQMTAVNNLFADRTVGVSAALSGMFSSLNSAASAPADPAVRQDLTGKTNSLVAQINGAYQQLQNQRDGLNTQISTTVTQVNSYLERINDLNQQITIARGKSGQSPNDLMDQRDQALADLNELVGVRWYEQGDSINISLQSGQTLLAGRTIYPLAAVNSAADPTRVALAYSMPDGNGGTQTIELKDEQINGGKLGGLLSFRNSALDAVQDQLGQLAIGLALAFNEQNAKGKDLSGQDGADVFALKAPSALPNAKNAGTGDISSRYVKASDIKPGGYKIEFDAAANSYTVTRLSDNSNVAYTTDVNTGELMFDGVAIQMAGVPADGDTWQFQPTRDAARDLSVVLSDPNKWALADAAGGTSNGQNGLEFAKLQTAKVLNNGTTSLGEQFSRLVNNVGVQTQQVKTAKTAADNLVKQQATAYSSVSGVNMNEEYVSLAVYQEQYQASAKVLNVAGVLFDTLLGLR, from the coding sequence ATGAATCTGTATAACTTGGCGCTGACGGGTCTGAATGCCTCCCAGGCCGGCCTGTCAGTCACAAGCCACAACATCAATAATGCCGCTACCGACGGCTATAGCCGCCAACGTGTGGTGACTTCCACCGCTGGGGCATCCGCGACCAGTCAGGGTTATTTCGGCCGGGGTGTGCAGGTCGACACCGTCAAGCGCCAGTTCGACGGCTTTCTGTACAAGCAGCTCGTCGGCGCGTCGGGCAGCGCCGCGCAGTTGAGCACGCAGCTCGATCAGATGACGGCGGTCAACAATCTCTTCGCCGATCGTACGGTCGGGGTCAGCGCCGCCTTGTCGGGCATGTTCAGCAGCCTGAACTCGGCGGCGAGCGCACCGGCTGATCCGGCGGTGCGGCAAGATCTGACCGGCAAGACCAATAGTCTGGTGGCTCAGATCAACGGGGCCTACCAGCAGCTGCAGAACCAGCGCGACGGTTTGAACACCCAGATTTCCACGACGGTGACCCAGGTGAACAGCTACCTGGAACGCATCAATGACTTGAATCAGCAAATCACTATTGCGCGTGGCAAGAGCGGCCAATCCCCCAATGATTTGATGGATCAGCGCGACCAGGCTCTAGCGGATCTGAATGAGCTGGTGGGCGTGCGCTGGTATGAGCAGGGCGACTCGATCAATATTTCCTTGCAGTCGGGTCAGACCTTACTGGCTGGCCGCACCATCTATCCGCTGGCCGCCGTCAATTCGGCTGCCGATCCGACCCGTGTTGCTTTGGCATACTCCATGCCGGATGGCAATGGCGGTACGCAGACGATTGAGTTGAAAGACGAGCAGATCAATGGCGGCAAGTTGGGCGGTTTGCTGAGTTTTCGCAATTCGGCGCTGGACGCGGTGCAGGATCAACTGGGTCAATTGGCGATCGGTCTGGCGCTGGCGTTCAATGAGCAGAATGCCAAGGGCAAGGATCTGAGTGGCCAGGACGGCGCGGATGTATTCGCGCTGAAGGCGCCATCGGCATTGCCGAACGCTAAGAATGCCGGTACGGGCGATATCAGCTCGCGCTATGTGAAGGCCTCCGACATCAAGCCCGGCGGTTACAAGATCGAGTTTGATGCGGCCGCGAATAGCTATACGGTGACGCGCCTGTCAGATAACAGCAATGTCGCTTACACCACTGATGTGAACACGGGAGAACTGATGTTCGACGGTGTGGCGATCCAGATGGCGGGTGTGCCGGCCGATGGCGACACCTGGCAATTTCAGCCGACCCGCGACGCCGCGCGCGACCTTTCTGTAGTCCTGAGCGACCCCAATAAATGGGCCTTGGCCGATGCTGCGGGCGGTACTTCCAACGGCCAGAATGGCCTGGAATTCGCCAAGCTGCAAACCGCGAAGGTATTGAACAACGGCACCACCAGCCTGGGCGAGCAGTTTTCGCGGTTAGTCAACAATGTGGGCGTGCAAACGCAACAGGTGAAAACCGCCAAAACAGCCGCCGACAATCTGGTCAAACAGCAGGCGACGGCGTACTCCTCGGTGTCGGGCGTCAATATGAATGAGGAATACGTCAGTCTGGCGGTATACCAGGAGCAATACCAGGCAAGCGCCAAGGTGCTGAATGTGGCTGGCGTGTTGTTCGATACCTTGTTGGGCCTGCGTTGA
- the flgJ gene encoding flagellar assembly peptidoglycan hydrolase FlgJ produces MALTSNLAGAQPQDSVFDLGRLGNLKRSVGQNPADAAQQKEVAQQFEALFLQMMLKRMREATPKDGLFDSQQTEMLQSMSDEQMALQLAKPGVGLADALLKQMQQQNPTPAQAGDEATANTVAGKPPRLMRDQYGRYAQQPEGGVAALLNVLRNNRPVDRAFAAAEGAPDHVVDFVSRMSRAANAVAAESGVPARLILGQAALESGWGKREIRQPDGSTSYNLFGIKAGAGWKGRVVHVLTTEYVDGVPQKVSQPFRAYNSYEESFADYARLVGGSARYETVAQASNETEAAHRIQRSGYATDPRYAEKLIKIMSQLRASVAQADFSGSP; encoded by the coding sequence ATGGCGCTTACTTCTAACCTTGCGGGTGCTCAGCCCCAGGATTCGGTATTTGATTTGGGCCGCCTGGGCAATTTGAAGCGGAGTGTTGGCCAGAATCCGGCCGACGCCGCGCAGCAGAAAGAGGTGGCTCAGCAGTTCGAGGCGCTGTTTTTGCAAATGATGCTCAAGCGCATGCGCGAGGCTACGCCGAAAGACGGGCTGTTTGACTCTCAGCAAACGGAAATGCTGCAGTCTATGTCCGATGAGCAAATGGCCCTGCAGCTAGCCAAGCCTGGTGTGGGCCTGGCCGATGCGCTGCTCAAGCAGATGCAACAGCAAAACCCGACGCCTGCGCAGGCGGGCGATGAGGCCACGGCCAATACGGTGGCGGGCAAGCCGCCTCGGCTCATGCGGGATCAGTACGGGCGCTACGCGCAGCAGCCCGAAGGCGGCGTTGCTGCGCTGTTGAATGTGTTGCGGAATAACCGCCCCGTGGATCGCGCTTTCGCGGCCGCCGAAGGCGCGCCAGACCACGTGGTGGACTTCGTCTCACGCATGTCGCGCGCCGCCAATGCGGTTGCCGCCGAAAGCGGCGTTCCTGCCCGCTTGATTCTGGGTCAGGCAGCCTTGGAGTCCGGTTGGGGCAAGCGCGAGATTCGTCAGCCCGACGGGAGCACGAGCTACAACCTGTTTGGCATCAAGGCAGGTGCAGGCTGGAAGGGCAGGGTCGTCCATGTGCTGACCACGGAGTATGTGGACGGCGTGCCGCAAAAGGTGAGCCAACCCTTCCGGGCCTATAACTCCTACGAAGAATCATTCGCCGACTATGCCCGTCTGGTGGGCGGCAGTGCGCGCTACGAAACTGTGGCGCAGGCAAGCAATGAAACGGAAGCGGCGCATCGTATTCAGCGCTCAGGCTACGCAACGGACCCGCGCTACGCGGAAAAACTGATCAAGATCATGAGTCAGTTGCGGGCTTCGGTGGCGCAGGCCGATTTTTCCGGCAGTCCCTAA
- a CDS encoding flagellar basal body P-ring protein FlgI, which produces MTQRPFSLLSHLGRICLAAAMLAALPAQAAERLKDLATFQGVRGNQLIGYGLVVGLDGTGDQVRQTPFTQQSLTNMLSQLGITVPAGSNMQLKNVAAVMVTATLPAFARPGQTVDVVVSSMGNAKSLRGGTLLMTPLKGADNSVYAIAQGNVLVGGAGASAGGSSVQINTLNGGRISAGAIVERPVPTSFAQDGLVYLEMNNSDFGTTQNAANAINRQFGAGTAMVMDARVLQLRGPLDPSQMPAFLSQIENLPVTLAPAVAKVIINARTGSVVMNRTVTIEEAAVAHGNLSVIINRQNQVFQPDTPFTDGQTVVAPNTQIEVRQEGGALQRVRTSANLADVVKALNALGATPQDLLAILQAMKAAGALRAELEII; this is translated from the coding sequence ATGACACAACGCCCTTTCTCCCTGCTTTCCCACCTGGGTCGGATTTGCCTGGCCGCGGCCATGCTCGCGGCTTTGCCCGCGCAGGCGGCCGAACGGCTCAAAGACCTGGCGACCTTTCAAGGCGTGCGAGGTAACCAGCTGATCGGCTATGGGTTGGTCGTGGGCCTGGATGGCACCGGCGATCAAGTGCGTCAGACGCCGTTCACGCAGCAAAGCTTGACCAATATGCTGTCGCAACTGGGTATTACCGTGCCCGCCGGCAGCAATATGCAATTGAAGAACGTGGCCGCTGTCATGGTGACGGCCACCTTGCCGGCTTTTGCGCGGCCTGGCCAGACGGTCGATGTCGTCGTGTCTTCGATGGGTAATGCCAAGAGTCTGCGCGGCGGCACCCTGCTCATGACGCCGCTCAAAGGTGCTGACAATAGCGTGTATGCCATTGCCCAGGGCAATGTGCTGGTGGGCGGGGCAGGGGCCTCGGCGGGTGGTTCCAGCGTGCAGATCAATACGCTTAATGGCGGGCGCATTTCCGCCGGCGCTATTGTCGAGCGTCCGGTCCCGACCTCCTTCGCGCAAGACGGGCTGGTCTATCTGGAAATGAACAATAGCGATTTCGGGACCACGCAGAACGCGGCCAACGCGATCAACCGTCAGTTTGGCGCCGGCACCGCCATGGTGATGGACGCCCGCGTCTTGCAGTTGCGCGGTCCGCTTGATCCAAGCCAGATGCCAGCCTTTCTGTCGCAGATCGAAAATCTGCCTGTCACGCTCGCGCCGGCGGTGGCTAAGGTCATCATCAATGCCCGCACCGGTTCAGTCGTGATGAATCGCACCGTGACCATCGAAGAGGCAGCCGTGGCGCATGGCAATCTGTCGGTCATCATCAACCGCCAGAATCAGGTTTTCCAGCCCGATACACCGTTCACCGACGGCCAGACCGTGGTGGCGCCCAATACCCAGATCGAAGTTCGCCAAGAGGGCGGCGCGCTGCAACGGGTTCGCACCAGCGCCAATCTGGCCGATGTGGTCAAGGCGCTCAACGCCTTGGGTGCGACGCCGCAGGATTTGCTGGCTATTTTGCAGGCTATGAAGGCGGCGGGCGCGCTGCGCGCCGAATTGGAAATCATCTGA
- a CDS encoding flagellar basal body L-ring protein FlgH, whose translation MLKTVARLISGLLLILSAGCALIPPEPVVIGPTTAAPPMPAAPAGRPNGSIYQPTAYGNYPLFEDRRPRNVGDIVTVMLEEKTNAAKGVATNTSRSGGAKLGVAAAPKFMDGVVNSKLDTDITGDNTAKGTGNSSANNSFTGSITTTVVGVLPNGNLQIAGEKQIAINRGSEYVRLSGVVDPRSITGTNSVSSTRVADARIEYRSKGVMDEVQTMGWLQRFFLIASPF comes from the coding sequence ATGCTGAAAACCGTTGCCCGCTTGATATCCGGCCTGCTGCTGATTCTGTCGGCCGGCTGTGCCCTGATTCCGCCCGAGCCGGTTGTGATTGGCCCGACGACGGCGGCGCCGCCCATGCCCGCTGCGCCTGCCGGCCGCCCCAACGGGTCGATCTATCAGCCCACGGCCTACGGCAACTATCCTTTGTTCGAGGATCGCCGTCCGCGCAATGTCGGGGATATCGTCACCGTGATGCTGGAAGAAAAGACCAATGCCGCCAAAGGCGTGGCCACCAACACCAGTCGCAGCGGCGGCGCCAAGCTGGGTGTGGCCGCTGCGCCCAAGTTCATGGATGGCGTGGTCAACAGTAAGCTCGATACTGATATCACGGGTGACAACACCGCCAAGGGCACGGGCAACAGTAGCGCCAACAATAGTTTTACGGGTTCCATCACCACGACGGTGGTGGGTGTGCTGCCTAATGGCAATTTGCAGATCGCCGGCGAGAAGCAGATCGCCATCAACCGGGGCAGCGAGTATGTGCGGCTGTCCGGCGTGGTCGATCCGCGGTCCATTACAGGCACCAATAGCGTTTCCTCGACCCGTGTGGCCGATGCCCGCATCGAGTACCGCAGCAAAGGCGTGATGGACGAGGTCCAGACCATGGGCTGGTTGCAACGCTTTTTCCTGATCGCTTCGCCGTTCTGA
- the flgG gene encoding flagellar basal-body rod protein FlgG → MMRSLWIAKTGLESQQTSMDVISHNLANVQTNGFKRERAVFQDLMYQTLRQPGAQVGDANQLPTGLQLGTGARVAATQRLHSAGNLNNTGAEMDVAIQGRGFFQVDLPDGTQAYTRDGGLGMDQNGQLTTMGGYVIQPPINVPDNALSMAINKEGVVSVTLPGNAGVNVQIGQLQVATFINPAGLQSVGENLYLETDASGPANLLQPGADGAGSIMQNYVETSNVNVAEELVNMITAQRAYEMNSKAVKTSDEMLARLTQL, encoded by the coding sequence ATGATGCGTTCGTTGTGGATTGCGAAAACCGGCCTAGAAAGTCAGCAGACTTCGATGGACGTGATTTCGCACAACCTTGCCAACGTGCAGACCAATGGTTTCAAACGCGAACGCGCGGTGTTTCAGGATCTGATGTATCAGACCCTGCGCCAGCCCGGCGCACAGGTGGGCGACGCCAATCAATTGCCCACCGGCCTGCAACTGGGCACCGGCGCCAGGGTGGCCGCCACGCAACGGCTGCACAGCGCCGGCAACTTGAACAACACCGGCGCTGAAATGGATGTTGCTATCCAAGGCCGGGGGTTTTTCCAGGTGGACTTGCCCGATGGCACGCAGGCTTACACCCGCGATGGCGGCCTGGGCATGGACCAGAATGGCCAGCTCACCACAATGGGCGGTTATGTCATTCAGCCGCCGATCAATGTGCCGGACAATGCCCTGTCCATGGCCATCAATAAAGAAGGCGTGGTGTCTGTCACGCTGCCCGGTAATGCGGGCGTCAATGTGCAGATCGGCCAGTTGCAGGTGGCAACTTTCATTAATCCGGCCGGTTTGCAAAGCGTGGGTGAAAACCTTTATCTGGAAACCGACGCTTCGGGCCCCGCCAACCTGCTGCAGCCCGGCGCCGATGGCGCGGGCAGCATCATGCAGAACTATGTCGAAACCTCCAACGTCAACGTGGCCGAAGAGCTGGTGAACATGATCACCGCGCAGCGCGCCTACGAAATGAACAGTAAGGCCGTCAAGACCTCGGATGAAATGCTGGCTCGCCTGACCCAACTGTGA
- a CDS encoding flagellar basal body rod protein FlgF, giving the protein MDRVIYTAMNGAARTAEHQSVLSNNLANVSTPGFREQLAMYRSVPVNDGTSLPTRVATAATTPGSNFAMGVMQSTGRELDVALSSGQGWFAIQTPQGEAYTRAGSLQVGVNGLLQTAAGQPVLSDQNVLIDIPDQAALTIASDGTITALGAGDPPNNVLNMGRLKMVNAPQSQLLRGDDGLFRMPAQANGQPAALLPADPGQRLIAGVVEGSNVSASGAMVAMIENARRFEMQMQVVSEANRNAERANSLLSSTT; this is encoded by the coding sequence ATGGATCGCGTTATTTACACCGCCATGAACGGCGCCGCCCGCACCGCAGAGCATCAGTCGGTGTTGAGCAACAACCTGGCCAATGTCAGCACACCGGGTTTCCGCGAGCAATTGGCGATGTACCGTTCGGTGCCCGTCAACGACGGCACATCCCTGCCTACCCGGGTCGCCACGGCCGCGACCACGCCCGGCAGCAATTTTGCAATGGGCGTGATGCAGAGCACGGGCCGAGAGTTGGATGTGGCGCTGTCCTCGGGGCAGGGCTGGTTCGCGATCCAGACGCCGCAAGGCGAGGCATACACCCGTGCCGGCAGCCTGCAGGTGGGTGTCAACGGCTTGTTGCAGACTGCCGCTGGCCAGCCGGTGCTGTCGGATCAGAATGTGTTGATCGACATACCGGATCAGGCCGCGCTCACGATCGCCAGCGACGGCACCATCACGGCTTTGGGAGCGGGTGATCCGCCCAACAACGTCCTGAACATGGGCCGCCTGAAGATGGTCAACGCACCGCAATCGCAATTGCTGCGCGGGGATGATGGCCTGTTCCGCATGCCGGCGCAGGCCAATGGGCAGCCGGCCGCGCTGCTGCCCGCAGATCCTGGCCAACGCCTCATCGCTGGCGTGGTCGAAGGCAGCAATGTGAGTGCATCGGGCGCCATGGTGGCCATGATCGAAAATGCCCGTCGCTTCGAAATGCAGATGCAGGTGGTGAGCGAGGCCAATAGGAACGCCGAGCGCGCCAACAGCCTGCTGTCTTCGACGACCTGA
- the flgE gene encoding flagellar hook protein FlgE, whose protein sequence is MGFGQGLSGLQAASQNLDVIGNNIANSGTIGFKSGSTSFADVYANSRVGLGVKVAAVNQRFTAGTVSGTGGEYDIAIDGAKGFFRVTDASDNIVYTRSGEFGIDKNFFITNAMGYRLTGYPVGGIGTNLVPLQVPQANIAPQETNAASIQTNLNANAKIVPAAPAFDPANQDTYTDLVPTTIYDSLGNSHQMVQYFVKRAPVNGESVYDIYYTVDGKPATVDGGQPSSRLTFNSAGVLTGGQPNRDIEITGLGSTTSPARDITVRMNYQNVTHFGSDFGPKVTANGYSSGEFSGISIEKNGTIMAKYTNGESQAVGTIALANFNNVGGLKPVGDSSWVETGESGQAIMGQPGTNGLATLFGQALEQSNVGMSQELVNMIVAQRTYQANAQTIKTQDEVLQVLINMR, encoded by the coding sequence ATGGGCTTCGGACAAGGACTAAGCGGCCTGCAGGCCGCTTCGCAGAACCTGGACGTCATCGGTAACAACATCGCCAACTCGGGCACGATCGGCTTTAAATCCGGTTCGACCTCGTTTGCAGACGTGTACGCCAACTCGCGCGTGGGTCTGGGTGTGAAGGTCGCCGCCGTGAACCAGCGTTTCACCGCCGGCACGGTATCGGGCACCGGCGGCGAATACGACATCGCCATTGACGGCGCGAAAGGATTCTTCCGGGTAACGGATGCCAGTGACAATATTGTCTATACGCGCAGCGGCGAGTTCGGCATCGACAAGAATTTCTTTATCACCAATGCAATGGGCTATCGCCTGACCGGCTATCCGGTGGGCGGCATAGGCACCAATCTCGTGCCGCTCCAAGTGCCGCAGGCCAATATCGCGCCTCAGGAAACGAACGCCGCAAGCATTCAGACCAATTTGAACGCCAATGCGAAGATTGTGCCGGCCGCGCCGGCCTTCGACCCCGCGAACCAGGACACCTATACCGATCTGGTGCCCACGACGATTTATGACTCGCTGGGTAACTCGCACCAAATGGTGCAGTATTTTGTCAAGCGCGCACCCGTCAACGGCGAGAGCGTGTACGACATCTATTACACCGTCGATGGCAAGCCCGCGACGGTGGACGGCGGCCAGCCCAGTTCTAGGCTGACCTTCAACAGCGCTGGCGTGCTGACCGGAGGCCAGCCCAATCGTGATATCGAGATCACGGGTCTGGGAAGCACCACATCGCCCGCTCGTGACATCACCGTCCGGATGAACTATCAGAACGTTACTCATTTCGGTAGCGACTTCGGCCCCAAGGTGACGGCCAATGGCTATTCCAGTGGCGAGTTCTCCGGTATTTCCATTGAGAAGAACGGCACCATTATGGCCAAGTACACCAATGGTGAATCGCAGGCCGTGGGCACCATCGCTTTGGCGAATTTCAATAATGTGGGCGGACTCAAGCCGGTGGGCGACAGCTCCTGGGTCGAGACCGGCGAATCGGGCCAGGCCATCATGGGCCAGCCGGGGACGAATGGTCTGGCCACGCTGTTCGGCCAGGCGCTGGAGCAGTCCAACGTTGGAATGAGCCAGGAGTTGGTCAACATGATCGTCGCCCAGCGTACCTATCAGGCCAATGCCCAGACTATCAAGACCCAGGATGAAGTCCTGCAGGTTTTGATCAATATGCGTTGA
- a CDS encoding flagellar hook assembly protein FlgD, whose protein sequence is MTTVNGTSNAKTPEVGNASANAAKSIQDQFLKLLVTQLKNQDPLNPMQNAELTSQLAQISTVEGITNLNKTLLSISGQIDVSQSMNAAALIGKAVLVPGDKVSLGTDVNDPTHRVATPVGYDVPSDAAKLTLKIMDAAGNVLRTVEVQDVKTGVYTYDWDGNTDDGAPVKDGAYVAKVTAYDADNKEVKAEILSYGLVKGVDYTTDGVRLDLGITGGKVSLLDIRKILNG, encoded by the coding sequence ATGACTACCGTCAACGGCACCAGTAATGCCAAGACCCCTGAAGTGGGCAATGCTTCGGCCAATGCGGCCAAAAGCATACAGGACCAGTTTCTCAAGCTGCTGGTGACGCAGCTGAAGAATCAAGACCCCCTGAATCCGATGCAAAACGCCGAGTTGACCTCTCAGCTGGCGCAGATCTCGACGGTCGAAGGGATCACCAATTTGAATAAGACCTTGCTGTCCATCAGCGGCCAGATCGACGTTTCGCAGTCCATGAACGCCGCCGCCTTGATTGGTAAAGCGGTGCTGGTGCCGGGTGACAAGGTTTCCTTGGGCACTGACGTCAATGACCCGACCCATAGGGTCGCTACGCCGGTGGGTTACGACGTGCCCTCAGACGCGGCCAAGCTCACGCTCAAGATCATGGACGCAGCGGGCAATGTGTTGCGTACGGTGGAGGTGCAGGACGTCAAGACGGGCGTGTACACCTACGACTGGGATGGCAACACCGATGACGGTGCCCCGGTCAAGGATGGCGCCTATGTGGCGAAGGTCACCGCTTATGACGCGGACAACAAGGAAGTCAAAGCCGAGATTTTGAGCTACGGCCTGGTCAAGGGCGTGGACTACACCACCGACGGCGTGCGTCTGGATCTGGGCATTACCGGCGGCAAGGTCAGCCTGCTGGATATTCGCAAGATATTGAATGGTTGA
- the flgC gene encoding flagellar basal body rod protein FlgC, producing the protein MSLLSIFEISGSALAAQSQRLNVAASNLANADSVAGPDGQPYRARQVVFQMNPALGQAAGQEIGGVKVAAVVEDASPLKMVFDPKNPMADAQGYVAMPNVDPVAETVNMIAASRSYQANIEVLNTAKQLMQRTLTIGQS; encoded by the coding sequence ATGTCTTTGCTCAGCATTTTTGAAATATCCGGTTCGGCGTTGGCGGCGCAGTCGCAGCGCCTGAATGTGGCGGCCAGCAATCTGGCCAACGCCGATAGCGTCGCCGGCCCGGATGGTCAGCCCTATCGCGCCCGTCAGGTGGTTTTCCAGATGAATCCCGCCCTGGGTCAAGCTGCAGGCCAGGAAATCGGTGGCGTCAAAGTGGCTGCAGTGGTGGAGGATGCTTCGCCGTTGAAGATGGTCTTTGACCCCAAGAACCCGATGGCTGATGCCCAGGGTTATGTGGCGATGCCCAATGTGGACCCGGTGGCCGAGACGGTGAATATGATTGCGGCCTCACGCTCCTATCAGGCCAACATCGAAGTCCTGAACACGGCCAAGCAACTGATGCAGCGCACTCTTACCATCGGCCAGAGCTGA
- the flgB gene encoding flagellar basal body rod protein FlgB, translating into MLDRLNEDFRFFQQAISLRAQRQEVLSSNIANADTPNYKARDFDFKTAMQNALDGRMQLPDTQLHLTSARHIPAKAVSSGPAELQYRLPYQASLDGNTVDMDIERVQFADNTLHYQSSLQMLSGRIRTLQSAISE; encoded by the coding sequence ATGCTAGACCGGCTCAATGAGGATTTCCGCTTCTTCCAGCAAGCAATTTCGTTGCGTGCGCAACGTCAGGAAGTGCTGTCATCCAACATCGCCAATGCCGATACGCCTAACTACAAGGCGAGGGATTTCGATTTCAAGACCGCGATGCAGAATGCGCTCGACGGGCGCATGCAACTGCCCGATACACAGTTGCACCTGACTTCGGCGCGTCATATCCCGGCCAAAGCCGTCAGCAGCGGACCGGCCGAGCTGCAATATCGCCTGCCTTATCAAGCCAGCCTGGACGGCAATACGGTCGATATGGATATCGAGCGCGTGCAGTTTGCCGACAACACGCTGCATTACCAAAGCAGCTTGCAGATGCTGTCTGGCCGTATCCGCACGCTGCAATCTGCGATCTCAGAATAA